The following are encoded in a window of Mycobacteroides chelonae CCUG 47445 genomic DNA:
- a CDS encoding holo-ACP synthase has product MIVGIGIDLVTISEFGEQLASPGTAFGSAFTPGERRDAASKTGGEARYLAARWAAKEAVIKAWSGSRYSQRPVLPENIHRDIEVVTDTWGRPRIRLSGAIAEYLADMTVHVTLTHDGDTAAAFVVLEQEAETPS; this is encoded by the coding sequence GTGATTGTCGGTATCGGGATCGACCTGGTCACCATCTCCGAGTTCGGAGAGCAACTAGCGAGTCCCGGAACGGCTTTCGGGTCCGCGTTCACGCCGGGGGAGCGGCGGGACGCGGCCTCGAAGACGGGTGGAGAGGCGCGATACTTGGCTGCCCGCTGGGCCGCCAAGGAGGCCGTCATCAAGGCATGGTCGGGGTCGCGGTACTCGCAGCGGCCGGTGTTACCGGAGAACATCCACCGGGACATCGAGGTCGTGACGGACACCTGGGGCCGGCCCCGCATACGGCTTTCCGGGGCAATCGCCGAGTACCTCGCGGATATGACGGTGCATGTGACTCTGACGCATGACGGCGACACCGCGGCGGCATTTGTCGTTCTGGAACAGGAAGCCGAAACGCCTTCTTAG
- a CDS encoding NUDIX hydrolase: protein MPVPEFVIELRRHIGHAPLWLPGVTAVVIRDEQVLLVKRADNGAWTAVTGIVDPGENPADCAVREVLEEAGIRAIPRRLVWVHVTRPMVHVNGDHAQYLDHVFRMDWVAGSPFPADGENDAAQWFDIAAMPDMTVDMRRRIELAADTDSAATVFDITDPQD, encoded by the coding sequence ATGCCGGTTCCGGAATTCGTCATCGAGTTGCGTCGACACATCGGACATGCGCCGCTGTGGTTACCGGGCGTGACCGCGGTGGTCATTCGGGATGAACAAGTGCTGCTGGTCAAGCGGGCCGACAATGGCGCCTGGACGGCGGTAACCGGAATCGTCGACCCCGGCGAGAATCCGGCCGACTGCGCCGTCCGGGAAGTGCTGGAAGAGGCGGGCATTCGCGCGATACCCCGACGACTGGTGTGGGTGCATGTGACTCGGCCGATGGTTCATGTCAATGGGGATCACGCTCAGTACTTGGACCACGTGTTCCGAATGGATTGGGTTGCCGGATCACCCTTTCCCGCGGACGGCGAGAACGATGCCGCGCAGTGGTTCGATATCGCCGCGATGCCGGACATGACGGTGGATATGCGTCGCCGGATCGAACTTGCGGCGGACACCGACAGCGCCGCCACGGTTTTCGATATCACTGACCCGCAGGACTAG